The window TCCAGCACCGCTTCAAGCGGAGGAGGTAGTCCCATACTCCGCAACCTTCAAGCCTGCTACAGGCAGCCGAGACTTTCTTGAGATCAAGCTCCGTCTTACGGATTTCCGCTAATTTTGTCCTCGAACGAGGCTCTGCCCCCATCGACTAAGGGTTAGGTCACCACTCTTTCAAGGTGGCGGTACGGGTTCGAATCCCGTTGGGGGCACACGGCAGCGGGGGTATGGCTGCAGGGTAGATGCCCACATATGTAGTGACCGGATGCGCAGGCTTCATTGGATGGAAGACTTCCGAACGGCTCCTCCAGCAGGGCGCAACGGTTGTAGGGATAGACAATCTCAATGATGCCTACGACCCACGACTCAAGCTGTGGCGTCTGCGCCGACTTCAGGAGTATACTGGGTTTCACTTCCTCCGGGCTGACATCACGGACCTCGGGGCTATACAGCCCATCCTCCAGCGCTTCCAACCCGAAGCTGTCATTAACCTTGCCGCTCGCGCTGGCGTGCGGTATAGCCTGCAGGACCCCTGGAGCTACTACGCTACGAACCTGACTGGCACGCTGAACCTACTGGAGCTCTGCCGAAGACTCGGAATCTCTAAGTTCGTCCTTGCCTCCACCTCTAGCGTCTACGGAGCCGGGACTCCCCCATTCCGGGAAGAAGACGCGACCGAGCATCCTCGTTCCCCGTACGCTGCTTCCAAGCGTGCTGCTGAGCTCCTCTGCGCAACATACCACGAACTATACGGGCTAGATATCACTGTACTGCGCTACTTCACCGTCTACGGCCCTGCCGGGCGACCCGACATGAGCTTGTTCATCTTCACCGAACACCTCCTTCGAGGCGAACCGTTGGAGATCTTTGGTGATGGACAGCAGCAGCGGGATTTCACCTACGTTGATGACATCGCCGAGGGAACTATCCACGCCCTTCGTCCACTGGGATATGCTGTCATCAACCTAGGCAACCGACAACCTATTCGTCTGCTGGACGCGGTGAGGACTTTGGAGTACCTCCTCGAGCGGAGGGCTCAACTCCTGTTCCGGCCGGCTCACCCGGCAGATGTCCCTACAACGGAAGCCAACATTGACCGCGCCCGAGCCTTGCTGGGATGGGAGCCTAGTACTCCCTTCTCCGAGGGCATCCGCCACATGGTCGCGTGGCATTTGCAGCATCGCCATGAAATAGAACAGCTCACCCTGGAATCTCCGTAGCCTCTATGGCTACCCATACACAGTGGCTGCTCATCGGTGGATCCCTTGCGTATGCTGTATGGAGCCTGCTGAGTGTCCCATGGTGGACGGTAGATGACGCCTATATCCTCTTCCGCTACGCCCAGCACTGGGTTACGATTGGGATTCCCACATGGAATCCCGGGGAACCACCAGTCGAGGGATATACTGGCACCCTCTACGTAGCCCTCTTAGCAGTGGGGCATGCCGTAGGCCTCCCATTCGAAGCACTCGCAAAGGGGATTGGGCTCACCGCCTATGCACTCTGTGGAGCCGTGACATGGTTCCTACTCCGCGAGCTCGGAGTTCAACCTGCCATTCGCGTGCTGAGCATCGTTCTCTACTACACGGCGGCGTTCCTATTCGTCCATGCCCTCAGCGGATTGGAGACCACGCTCTTCCTCTTCCTCCTCACGGCGTCGACATGGCTTGCCGTTCGGACAGTGCTCTCCCCAAGTTCGGCCAACTTGCTGAAGACCATCCTCGCGCTCGTCCTCCTTGCCCTGACTCGGCCGGAAGGACTGCTCTTCAGCATGGCACTGCTGGTAGCAATCTTTGTCAGCACAAGAGCTCCGGGCTCAGCTACAGCCCAACGAACATCATCCTCTCTACGCTGGAGTAGGCTCGCCTGGGGGAGCCTACTGTTCGCACTACCAGTAGTAGCGATGACACTCTGGCGGTGGCATCTCTACGGCGAACTCCTTCCAAACACGTACTATGCTAAGCAGGCTGGTGGGATTGTTATAGGGAGCATGCTCTCGTTCCTGGAGTTTGCTCTGCAGTACTGGGCTGTTCCTGGCATGATCGCTCTGCTGCTTGGGGTCGGTGAATGGGAGCAATGGACGGCTCGACTACGAACACACTATCGACAGCTTATGCCCTTGGGGATAGCGCTGGGAGCTGCCGTTGCCGTTCTCATCGCCGAGTATGCTCGCTCCTCGCTCCAGATGAACTATGCCCACCGCTTCTGGGCACCACTGTATGTATTGGGCCTCTGCGGAGCTGCTGTCGGAGCAGAGCACGGGCTACGGACCTTGCAGGAGACGACCGATTCACATCCGCTCCGCCTCCAGCGCCTACAGCAGATTGCCCTTGTTCTCATGCTCCTACAACTGACGATCCATGGAGGCTTATGGCGATGGCAGGAACGGAAGTTCGTACGAGACTACTGGCAGCTCCTGAACGAAGAGCATGCCGAAGCAGCGCAGTTCTTACAGCACCTTCTGCCGCCAACGGCTACGGTAGTCATCTACCCCGATGCAGGGCTTATTCCCTTCCGGACAGGCTTCCGCACAATTGACGGCGGGCGGCTCAATGACCGCTTCCTGGCACGCCACCACTGGAGTGGTAGCCTGCGCGATACCGCCATCCTTAACTACCTCTTCTCCCAGCAGCCAGCAGCCTTCGTCTTCAAGAGCCGCCGCGAAGACCGGCCCCTTCTGAATGCAGAGTTATCGGCCATCGTCAACGATCAACGGTTCAGCACCTATCGTCTTGCTGCCTCCTTCCGAACCCGCGCCCGCCGTTTTGCCGAGTCGTACTTCCTGCTAGTCTACGTCCACCAGCGCTACCTCCCCCTTATGCTACCGACGGTCCCAGGCCTTTAGGTATCCAGTCCTGAAGGAGTTCCAGCAGCTTCGGCACCACAGCCGCAGGGTCTGAAGCTCCAGGTATCCAGTGGATGT is drawn from Candidatus Kapaibacterium sp. and contains these coding sequences:
- a CDS encoding SDR family NAD(P)-dependent oxidoreductase — translated: MPTYVVTGCAGFIGWKTSERLLQQGATVVGIDNLNDAYDPRLKLWRLRRLQEYTGFHFLRADITDLGAIQPILQRFQPEAVINLAARAGVRYSLQDPWSYYATNLTGTLNLLELCRRLGISKFVLASTSSVYGAGTPPFREEDATEHPRSPYAASKRAAELLCATYHELYGLDITVLRYFTVYGPAGRPDMSLFIFTEHLLRGEPLEIFGDGQQQRDFTYVDDIAEGTIHALRPLGYAVINLGNRQPIRLLDAVRTLEYLLERRAQLLFRPAHPADVPTTEANIDRARALLGWEPSTPFSEGIRHMVAWHLQHRHEIEQLTLESP